From Cucumis melo cultivar AY chromosome 1, USDA_Cmelo_AY_1.0, whole genome shotgun sequence, a single genomic window includes:
- the LOC103497598 gene encoding membrane protein of ER body 2-like → MEDVVDLLPPPVEPVAGDGKSREKHLTRSCSSSDSDEMYSGGSPKEILKSGGKAIAPTGEADIIYIPHVVDKTLILNRNNSNKNINNNLTPPSTVSVLDIGGGNNVTEIVYRKPFEDGQELDLQTLYKLPNSHNFFCPNCKSCITKVIILRDAPSSPSRSPRPQSGSKDREYDQLPSSTNVPTEITTRPWSPSPRPSVVQETGVDDGEIISSEEGGGRIICSNCFSFLTPIGAWISSQLGFGQKKPTIPADIVGGTEATSHAGPSIISRGDQPFIEVEGGDSIVLTIPPVSGEETLGQRGGRRVEIMKSIVYGGLTEAITSLGIVASAASASTPTENIVALALANLITGLIVITNNLSGLKSNQLKKESNQSDDGAVQVDPYEEALGDGHHYLLHFTTAILSFLIFGLLPPLVYGFSFRDTDDGDLKLAAVAVSSLMCIALLAIAKAYVQKANNLQEYAKTLVYYVSLGFGASGLSYLAGKEVNILLEQLGWFKKDQSTPTLLLPNMDLAKPTWGSI, encoded by the exons ATGGAAGACGTTGTAGATTTGCTGCCGCCGCCGGTGGAACCGGTTGCCGGAGATGGGAAGTCACGTGAGAAACACCTGACAAGATCGTGCTCCTCTTCTGATAGCGATGAAATGTATTCCGGGGGATCTCCTAAAG AAATATTGAAATCGGGTGGTAAAGCAATTGCTCCAACCGGAGAAGCCGATATCATTTACATTCCACATGTGGTTGACAAGACTCTAATTCTAAATCGCAACAATAGcaacaaaaatattaataataatttgacACCGCCTTCCACCGTGTCGGTTCTCGACATCGGTGGCGGCAATAACGTCACTGAGATTGTATATCGAAAACCATTTGAAGACGGACAGGAACTAGACTTGCAAACTCTCTACAAGTTACCTAATTCCCACAACTTCTTTTGCCCCAACTGCAAATCTTGCATTACAAAAGTCATCATTCTCCGTGACGCCCCATCCTCACCATCGCGGTCTCCTCGACCGCAGTCGGGTTCGAAGGATAGAGAATATGATCAGCTACCATCATCGACTAATGTACCAACAGAGATCACGACGCGACCATGGAGCCCAAGCCCCAGACCGAGTGTCGTCCAAGAGACTGGAGTGGATGATGGTGAGATCATTTCCAGCGAAGAGGGTGGTGGAAGGATCATATGCAGCAATTGCTTTAGTTTTCTTACTCCAATTG GTGCTTGGATCTCCTCTCAGCTAGGATTTGGTCAGAAAAAGCCAACAATTCCAGCTGATATAG TAGGAGGAACTGAAGCTACAAGCCACGCTGGTCCTAGTATTATTTCTCGTGGTGATCAACCATTCATCGAGGTTGAAGGTGGCGACTCCATCGTCCTTACAATTCCTCCGGTCAGCGGGGAAGAAACATTGGGCcaaagaggaggaagaagagtaGAGATAATGAAGAGCATTGTGTATGGAGGTTTAACTGAAGCCATCACAAGTTTGGGCATTGTAGCCTCTGCAGCTAGTGCGAGTACTCCAACAG AGAATATTGTAGCTTTGGCATTGGCAAACTTGATTACGGGTCTTATTGTCATCACAAACAAT TTGTCTGGACTCAAATCAAACCAACTCAAGAAAGAATCAAACCAAAGTGATGATGGAGCAGTACAAGTAGATCCATACGAAGAAGCTTTAGGAGACGGACACCATTACCTTCTTCACTTCACAACAGCCATCCTATCGTTCTTAATCTTTGGGCTTCTACCTCCTCTCGTTTACGGTTTCTCGTTCCGTGACACAGATGACGGGGATCTCAAACTTGCAGCTGTGGCAGTCTCCTCTCTTATGTGCATTGCCCTACTCGCAATTGCGAAAGCTTATGTTCAAAAGGCAAACAATTTGCAAGAGTATGCCAAAACCCTAGTTTATTACGTTAGTTTAGGGTTTGGGGCCTCTGGTTTGTCATACTTAGCAGGGAAGGAGGTTAATATCCTTCTTGAGCAACTTGGTTGGTTTAAGAAAGACCAAAGTACTCCCACTTTGTTGCTCCCTAATATGGACTTGGCAAAACCTACATGGGGATCCATATAA